One Thiocapsa bogorovii DNA segment encodes these proteins:
- a CDS encoding transglutaminase family protein: MSILVAINHKTEYRFDRSVNLAPHVVRLRPAPHCRTPIRSYSLKVEPAEHFINWQQDAFGNYLARLVFPEKAKTLTVEVDVIAEMITINPFDFFLEDYAFYYPFEYEPDLRKELAPYLEVTESGPLLTEWLSSVDRTKRETVYFLVDLNQRLQQDINYVIRMEAGVQTCEETLSRRLGSCRDTGWLLVQILRHLGLAARFVSGYLVQLTADVKSLDGPSGPEADFTDLHAWAEVYVPGAGWIGLDPTSGLFAGEGHIPLACSPAPRSAAPITGATDKCEVELYFHNEITRIHEDPRVTKPYTDEQWAAIESLGHQVDAELEANDVRLTMGGEPTFVSIDDMDGAEWNIAALGPTKKILAEDLMLRLKRQFAPGGLLHIGQGKWYPGEQLPRWALSCFWRKDGQPVWRDPALFGLENTQYGHGPAEAETFVRTLARHLGVDPSFASEAHEDVFYYLWKEARLPANVDPLDNKLKDPNERKRLTRLFQQGLNRVAGYVLPLRWWGFGAEGRWKSGRWSFRDGNLFLIPGDSPMGFRLPLDALPYIPEGKLDTVPERNPFEPVPALRSPFDEIARRYTRVVEPAQAPQRIREQGHRPQDLAAQYGRATPADDSHASLHAQVALPDDLHPDLIRTALCIEPREGRLYCFMPPLTHLEHWLDLVLCLEDTAAELKMPIIIEGYEPPRDHRLQKLAVTPDPGVIEVNIHPSERWDDMVRDTHILYEEARQARLGTEKFMLDGRHTGTGGGNHVTLGGPTPADSPLLRKPDLVQSLIGYWQHHPSLSYLFSGMFIGPTSQAPRVDEARDDRLYELDIAFQQMPAGEVPQPWVVDRVLRNLLTDVTGNTHRTEFCIDKLYSPDSAAGRQGLVEFRAFEMPPHARMSLAQMLLLRTLVARFWKEPYRRKPVRWGTELHDRFLLPHFVRQDFNDVICDLQRAGYPFDPAWFDPFFEFRFPHYGDLVTETGINMELRAAIEPWHVLGEEVTAQGTSRFVDSSVERMQVKVNGMVGDRHVLACNGRRVPLRPTGRKAEFVAGIRFKAWSPPSGLHPTIPSHSPLLFEIVDLWNRASLGGCTYYVAHPGGRSESNFPVNSYEAESRRIARFRLMGHTPGQIDPPPDEPAGEHPYTLDLRYKPGC, from the coding sequence ATGTCGATCCTCGTCGCCATTAATCACAAGACCGAATACCGCTTCGACCGCTCGGTGAACCTCGCGCCGCATGTCGTGCGCCTGCGCCCGGCCCCGCACTGCCGCACGCCGATCCGGTCCTATTCGCTGAAGGTCGAACCCGCCGAGCATTTCATCAACTGGCAGCAGGACGCCTTCGGCAACTACCTCGCACGCCTGGTCTTTCCCGAAAAGGCCAAGACGCTGACGGTCGAAGTCGACGTGATCGCCGAGATGATCACGATCAACCCCTTCGATTTCTTTCTCGAAGACTACGCCTTCTATTACCCCTTCGAGTACGAGCCCGACCTGCGCAAGGAGCTGGCGCCTTATCTCGAGGTCACCGAGAGCGGACCCCTGTTGACCGAGTGGCTGTCGTCCGTGGACCGGACCAAGCGCGAGACGGTCTACTTCCTCGTCGATCTGAACCAGCGTCTCCAGCAGGACATCAACTATGTCATCCGCATGGAGGCCGGGGTACAGACCTGCGAGGAAACCCTGAGTCGTCGTCTGGGCTCTTGCCGGGATACCGGCTGGCTGTTGGTGCAGATCCTGCGCCACCTGGGCCTGGCCGCACGTTTCGTCTCCGGTTATCTGGTGCAGTTGACGGCGGACGTGAAATCGCTTGATGGCCCCTCCGGCCCGGAGGCCGACTTCACCGATCTGCACGCCTGGGCCGAGGTCTATGTGCCGGGAGCCGGCTGGATCGGGCTCGATCCCACCTCGGGGCTGTTCGCGGGCGAAGGACACATTCCGCTCGCCTGCTCCCCGGCACCACGCAGCGCCGCACCCATCACGGGCGCGACCGATAAGTGCGAGGTCGAGCTCTATTTCCACAACGAGATCACGCGCATTCACGAGGACCCGCGCGTCACCAAGCCCTATACGGACGAGCAGTGGGCCGCCATCGAGTCGCTCGGCCATCAGGTCGACGCCGAGCTCGAGGCCAACGACGTGCGACTGACCATGGGGGGCGAGCCGACCTTCGTCTCGATCGACGACATGGACGGCGCCGAATGGAACATCGCCGCGCTGGGTCCAACCAAGAAGATCTTGGCCGAGGACCTAATGCTGCGCCTCAAGCGCCAGTTCGCACCCGGCGGTCTGCTGCATATCGGACAGGGCAAATGGTATCCCGGCGAGCAGCTGCCGCGTTGGGCGCTCTCCTGCTTCTGGCGCAAGGACGGCCAGCCGGTCTGGCGCGATCCCGCGCTCTTCGGCTTGGAGAACACGCAATACGGCCACGGACCCGCGGAGGCCGAAACCTTCGTGCGCACGCTGGCCCGTCACCTCGGAGTGGATCCGAGCTTCGCCTCGGAGGCCCACGAGGACGTCTTCTACTATCTGTGGAAGGAGGCGCGCCTGCCGGCCAACGTCGATCCGCTCGACAACAAGCTCAAGGACCCCAACGAACGCAAGCGCCTGACGCGCCTGTTCCAACAGGGTCTGAACCGCGTCGCCGGCTACGTCCTGCCGCTGCGCTGGTGGGGATTCGGCGCGGAGGGGCGCTGGAAGAGCGGACGCTGGTCCTTCCGCGACGGCAACCTCTTCCTGATCCCGGGCGACTCCCCGATGGGATTCCGCCTGCCCCTGGATGCCCTGCCCTACATCCCGGAGGGCAAACTGGACACGGTCCCCGAGCGCAACCCCTTCGAGCCCGTGCCCGCGCTGCGCTCGCCCTTCGACGAGATCGCCCGCCGCTACACCCGCGTGGTCGAGCCCGCGCAAGCGCCGCAGCGGATCCGCGAGCAAGGCCATCGCCCGCAGGATCTGGCCGCGCAGTACGGACGCGCGACACCCGCCGACGACTCGCACGCGTCGCTGCATGCGCAGGTCGCCCTGCCGGATGACCTGCATCCGGACCTGATCCGCACCGCGCTCTGCATCGAGCCGCGCGAGGGCCGGCTCTACTGCTTCATGCCGCCGTTGACCCATCTGGAACATTGGCTGGATCTGGTGCTCTGTCTCGAGGACACGGCGGCCGAGCTGAAGATGCCCATCATCATCGAGGGCTATGAGCCGCCGCGCGACCATCGGCTTCAGAAGCTCGCGGTCACGCCCGACCCCGGCGTCATCGAGGTGAACATCCATCCGTCAGAACGCTGGGACGACATGGTGCGCGACACCCACATCCTCTACGAAGAGGCGCGCCAGGCACGGCTCGGCACCGAGAAATTCATGCTCGACGGCCGTCACACCGGCACCGGCGGCGGCAACCACGTCACCCTCGGCGGCCCGACCCCTGCGGACAGCCCGCTCCTGCGCAAGCCCGACTTGGTGCAGAGCCTGATCGGTTACTGGCAACATCACCCGAGCCTGTCCTATCTCTTCTCGGGGATGTTCATCGGCCCGACCAGCCAGGCCCCGAGGGTCGACGAGGCACGCGACGACCGACTCTACGAGCTCGACATTGCCTTTCAGCAGATGCCGGCCGGAGAAGTGCCGCAGCCCTGGGTCGTGGATCGGGTGCTGCGCAACCTGCTGACAGACGTCACGGGCAATACCCACCGCACCGAATTCTGTATCGACAAGCTCTACTCGCCGGACAGCGCCGCGGGACGTCAGGGTCTGGTCGAGTTCCGCGCCTTCGAGATGCCGCCGCACGCCCGCATGAGCCTGGCCCAAATGCTCCTGCTGCGCACCCTGGTCGCACGCTTCTGGAAGGAGCCCTATCGGCGCAAGCCCGTGCGCTGGGGCACCGAACTGCACGATCGGTTCCTGCTGCCCCATTTCGTGCGGCAGGACTTCAACGACGTCATCTGCGACCTGCAACGCGCCGGCTATCCGTTCGATCCCGCCTGGTTCGATCCCTTCTTCGAATTCCGTTTCCCGCACTACGGGGATTTGGTCACCGAGACCGGGATCAACATGGAGCTGCGCGCGGCCATCGAGCCCTGGCATGTGCTGGGGGAAGAGGTCACTGCGCAAGGCACTTCGCGCTTCGTCGACAGCTCGGTGGAGCGGATGCAAGTGAAGGTCAACGGCATGGTCGGGGATCGGCATGTGCTGGCCTGCAACGGACGGCGCGTCCCGCTGCGCCCGACGGGACGCAAGGCCGAGTTCGTCGCCGGCATCAGGTTCAAGGCATGGAGCCCGCCGTCCGGTTTACACCCGACGATCCCTTCCCACAGCCCGCTTCTGTTCGAGATCGTCGATCTCTGGAACCGCGCGAGTCTGGGCGGCTGCACTTACTATGTCGCCCATCCGGGGGGTCGCAGCGAAAGCAACTTCCCGGTCAACAGCTACGAGGCGGAGAGTCGGCGAATCGCACGCTTCCGGCTGATGGGCCATACCCCGGGACAGATCGACCCGCCGCCGGACGAGCCGGCCGGGGAGCATCCGTACACGTTGGATCTGAGGTACAAGCCGGGTTGCTGA